The following coding sequences are from one Triticum dicoccoides isolate Atlit2015 ecotype Zavitan chromosome 4A, WEW_v2.0, whole genome shotgun sequence window:
- the LOC119283675 gene encoding calcium load-activated calcium channel-like: SALSSLRYGDSLSVVAISGATAVLCEAISWLLIYRTATYNSLRASIERHSRKLDSMKSTSSGTGAAPSSQPASSRAKKMDRVESSLKDASRELSLAKLKSGAVVAAVLFVVFGLLNSLFEGRAVAKLPFAPVPLVQRMSHRGLPGNDPTDCAMVFLYFLCSMSIRTNLQKLLGFTPPRAAAGAGGGLFAMPDPKTN; encoded by the coding sequence TCGGCGCTCTCCTCCCTCCGCTACGGCGACAGCCTCTCGGTGGTGGCCATCTCGGGCGCCACGGCGGTGCTCTGCGAGGCCATCTCCTGGCTCCTCATCTACCGCACCGCCACCTACAACTCCCTCCGCGCCTCCATCGAGCGCCACTCCCGCAAGCTCGACTCCATGAAGTCCACCTCCTCCGGCACCGGCGCGGCCCCCTCCTCCCAGCCGGCCTCCTCGCGGGCCAAGAAGATGGACCGCGTCGAGTCCAGCCTCAAGGACGCCTCGCGGGAGCTCTCCCTCGCCAAGCTCAAGTCcggcgccgtcgtcgccgccgtgcTCTTCGTCGTCTTCGGCCTCCTCAACTCGCTCTTCGAGGGCCGCGCCGTCGCCAAGCTGCCCTTCGCGCCCGTCCCGCTCGTGCAGCGCATGAGCCACCGCGGCCTCCCCGGGAACGACCCCACCGACTGCGCCATGGTCTTCCTCTACTTCCTCTGCTCCATGAGCATACGGACCAACCTCCAGAAGCTGCTCGGCTtcacgccgccccgcgccgccgccggggcCGGCGGCGGCCTCTTCGCCATGCCCGATCCCAAAACCAATTGA
- the LOC119286853 gene encoding uncharacterized protein LOC119286853, with translation MLGRYFGRAGAGAAEDPAPEPFSFPEPLPTWPQGGGFARGRIRVAGGELELAAATAFDRICTLSPSARLQRCNGATFYRPVGVPEGFTLLGHYCQPNSRKLHGHLIVARAADPPRSAEPPLRAPRDYELVWAFHATAGAAGASAGAGSCVGYGRSDAYFWLPVPPEGYRALGILVTTEPGKPPLDAVGCVRADLTNECEPHGSLLHLQLTRPTSASPGKAFAVRGVRPLKRGMREKGIGAGTFWCAAADGCSSPAPGEQGLACLKNVDLDLSAMPTLEQVHAVIQHYGPTLYFHPKEVYLPSSVAWYFKNGAKIFKKGGGAVGVEIDAEGSNLPGGGWNDGEYWMDIPGGKRRQAVIRGDIESAELYAHVKPAMGGACTDVAMWVFCPFNGPARLKLGPINLPLGTTGQHVGDWEHFTLRVSNFTGELMAVYYSQHSGGRWVDAAKLEYAAGNRPAVYSSRNGHASYPRAGVYLQGSAALGVGILNEAARSKLSVDSSVKYRVVAAEYLGEGVVAEPQWLQFMREWGPTVIYRSRTGTERMVKSMPQRLSCPAENMLNKMPNELSKEEGPTGPKEKNMWEGDERW, from the exons ATGCTGGGCCGCTACTTTggccgcgccggcgccggcgccgccgagGACCCGGCGCCGGAGCCCTTCTCCTTCCCCGAGCCCCTCCCGACGTGGCCGCAAG GTGGCGGGTTCGCGCGGGGGAGGATCCGCGTGGCCGGAGGGGAGCTGGAGCTCGCGGCGGCCACGGCCTTCGACAGAATCTGCACCCTGTCGCCGTCGGCGCGGCTGCAGCGCTGCAACGGCGCCACCTTCTACCGGCCGGTCGGCGTCCCCGAGGGCTTCACCCTGCTCGGCCACTACTGCCAGCCCAACAGCCGCAAACTCCACGGCCACCTCATCGTCGCCAGGGCCGCCGACCCGCCGCGCTCCGCGGAGCCGCCCCTCCGCGCGCCGCGGGACTATGAGCTCGTCTGGGCCTTCCACGCAACTGCCGGTGCCGCCGGCGCGAGTGCGGGAGCGGGCTCTTGCGTCGGCTACGGCCGCAGCGACGCCTACTTCTGGCTCCCCGTGCCGCCGGAGGGGTACCGGGCGCTCGGGATCCTCGTCACGACGGAGCCCGGCAAGCCGCCGCTCGACGCGGTGGGCTGCGTGCGCGCCGACCTCACCAACGAGTGCGAGCCGCACGGCTCGCTGCTCCACCTGCAGCTCACGCGCCCGACGTCCGCGTCGCCCGGCAAGGCCTTCGCCGTGCGTGGCGTGAGGCCGCTGAAAAGAGGGATGCGGGAGAAGGGCATCGGCGCCGGCACTTTCTGGTGCGCCGCCGCGGACGGGTGCTCCTCCCCGGCCCCGGGCGAGCAGGGCCTCGCGTGCCTCAAGAACGTCGACCTCGACCTGTCGGCGATGCCGACCCTGGAGCAGGTGCACGCCGTGATCCAGCATTACGGCCCCACGCTCTACTTCCACCCGAAGGAGGTCTACCTGCCGTCGTCCGTCGCCTGGTACTTCAAGAACGGCGCCAAGATTTTCAAGAAAGGGGGAGGCGCCGTCGGCGTGGAGATCGACGCCGAGGGGTCCAACCTCCCGGGCGGAGGGTGGAACGACGGGGAGTACTGGATGGACATACCGGGCGGCAAGAGGAGGCAGGCGGTCATCCGCGGCGACATCGAGAGCGCGGAGCTGTACGCGCACGTGAAGCCGGCGATGGGCGGGGCGTGCACCGACGTGGCCATGTGGGTATTCTGCCCGTTCAACGGCCCGGCCAGGCTGAAGCTCGGCCCGATCAACCTCCCGCTGGGCACGACCGGGCAGCACGTCGGCGACTGGGAGCACTTCACGCTCCGGGTCAGCAACTTCACCGGCGAGCTCATGGCCGTCTACTACTCGCAGCACAGCGGGGGCAGGTGGGTGGACGCGGCCAAGCTGGAGTACGCCGCGGGGAACAGGCCTGCGGTGTACTCGTCCCGGAACGGGCACGCGAGCTACCCGCGCGCCGGCGTGTACCTGCAGGGCTCGGCGGCGCTCGGGGTCGGGATCCTGAACGAGGCCGCCCGGAGCAAGCTGTCCGTCGACTCCAGCGTCAAGTACCGCGTGGTGGCGGCGGAGTACCTGGGAGAGGGCGTCGTGGCCGAGCCCCAGTGGCTGCAGTTCATGCGGGAGTGGGGGCCGACGGTGATCTACAGGTCGAGGACGGGGACGGAGCGGATGGTGAAGAGTATGCCCCAGCGGCTCAGTTGTCCGGCGGAGAACATGCTCAACAAGATGCCGAACGagctctccaaagaggaagggccgaCCGGGCCCAAGGAGAAGAATATGTGGGAGGGAGATGAAAGATGGTAG